CACCACCAGAAGTACTGGGCTGCCGTGCACATCAAGCCCAATGCTTCACAGCTCATCTATAGAAGTTTGGCCACGGCAAATTTCTCATTGACAGCTTCTGGCGAGATCACGGAGCTTATAGATGTAGTATACGAATCAGGAAGACAATATTCAGCATTAAGTCAGTACGTCAGTAAGCATATTAGTCAGATAGAAGACGTTTGGCTCAGTTCGTACGTTTCGCAAATGATTTATGAGCCAATAATAAAGTCATTGAACGATACTCAACGTTTGGCTCTTttggccaacaacaataccaTCAGCATTCTAGCCTCAAAACCCGCATTCAATATCATTGACTTGCGACCATCTCCGTCTTCAGCTGTGTTGGGACCATCGGAATTGGGATTGATCTATGCCCTCCTCTTCTCCTTCCAtcagttcaatttctctcTAGAAATTTATAATTACATTCggaccaagttgaagttcagaCATTACTTGGTCTGGCGTTTCGTTGCTTCTCAGATTAACTGTCTTGTGCTTGCGTTGGTTTATTCGCTCATTACCATCGCTTTCCAAGTGCCTACGAACGTAGCCTTTGGACATTCGGGGTTTGTGGTGCTCTGGATGTTCATGTATTTGTACATCTCAGCCAGTGGTGGTATAAATGAAAACGTCGTCACTGTTATTTTAGCCTTTGACCAGAAGGTGTTCTTAGCGCCGTGGAtgatcttcaatattgtcaTCAATATATCGTCCACTTTCGCACCGTTTGTGCTTATGCCTGGCTTCTACAGATATGGCTTTGCTTTGCCCATGTACAACACGTATGAGGCGTTGAAAGTCGTGTTTTTCGACACCTGGAAGGGCAACTTGGGTCGCAACTTGGGTGTTCTTGTAATCTGGATCGTTGTAATGAACATCGTCCTTGTCTTCAACGTGCAATGGGCCAACAACAGAGCCAGGAGAATCGCAACcgagaagaaggaagcagaaaaggaaaagaagagactcgaaaatgaagcaaaagagaaagaacaacttgCTTCAGACACTTCAAAGGACTCAAAATCATCTACAGATTAATATCTAGTCAACAATATACATGCATACATTTTAATATGACATCTTATCTCATATAAATTTCTTAATGTTTATCTAAATTATGCAACTTACAAAGTCTCGTCCAAGATGCTAACCTGTGGCACGACATCCCTGATCTTTTTGCCGTGTctcatcaagttgaacgaatcttgaagataagGTTTCCAATGTGCTAACTCAGGCGAATCTGAATCAGTGGCATTTACCAAGTTTTCCAATACCTGTAATTTAGTGTGCCAGAGCTCGTTATTGACAAAAGTTAAATTATCATTGTCCAACAAGTAGTCGTTGGTCAAAGTGGCATTACTAAGGAGAAACTTTCTAGAATGTGAAAACTTTGAAAACTCCAATAGTATTACGTAGAGCTTATCAGCAGGAAGATGTTTGAGCTTTGTCGTGAAATagtcttgttcaagacGTGGGAACACATCAGTCGAACCTATAAAGTTCAatagaattggaaaatacTGCTTATTGTTCAATAGCGATAAGTTAGACAACACATCTTCATAGATTACATTGCTAGAATGGACAATTAAGTCCGGGTTGACATTGCTGAGAAGTTTGATGTCTGGTTCATTGTATTCGTAAACTTTGATTAGATTGTGACTTTTGAACAACTCGGAATTCAAAGCCAACTCAAGTCCATACTCAATTAAAAGAGAATTAGTAGCATAGGACAATTTGACGAGTATATCAATAACTTCCACCTTCACGAAATCGTCAGTCGTTGGATCCTTGTAAAGGTTGACAAAGTTGCCAATTACTGGAGacacttcttccaacacGGAGAACTTGTTCTCAGTTGAGTGGTTTAGCACCTGGACCAATTTGACATAAAATTGGACAAGGAGAATGAGAAATAAGGGATCATCCTTGAATGTGACTATTTCCACATTTGAAAAAGTATACAAACGTGGATCCAATGGAAGGTCTACTTTATATGTCAAAAGAATCAATATAAAGTCCAACAACCgagcaagaagaatagTGTTCTCGCTATTTCTTATGGAATTGTAGAGAATTACGAACTTAGTGTCTGTTAGAATTTCTTCGAGGAGATTTGTGACATCGTTGAGGATCAACAGATTGACGTAAAGTTCGATTTGGTTGACGATTCCAAGATCCAATTTTGCATCGGAAAGGTAGTTCTTAAGCAAAATGAATGAGATGCAATTTTCGGCTATGAACAGTACTGTTTCTGGTTCATGAAGTTTTTGAATGATAATCAGCAAACAGAGTTTAGTAATAGGAACATTATCCGAACTCGCAAGACTTGAAACAATGAACTCTGGTGAGTAGACCAGAACGATTTGACCGAAGCTTAGACGGGATACAATTTTCTGAAGTAATTCTATAAGCAAGCGGTTGGGATCGATTTGGTGATAGAGATTATCTGTCAATATATGGTTGATAATAGGAATGAAATCGGCT
This window of the Scheffersomyces stipitis CBS 6054 chromosome 6, complete sequence genome carries:
- a CDS encoding predicted protein, with translation FKMLIVYISIFSVFIGILSIYWGTLYRRDTRYKNMGFLVVSEDLPFEVDGSRLDPFLNDAFLSMIQNNETVINLAKWEQITLSEFQESARAHNNNITAEVYRKVHHQKYWAAVHIKPNASQLIYRSLATANFSLTASGEITELIDVVYESGRQYSALSQYVSKHISQIEDVWLSSYVSQMIYEPIIKSLNDTQRLALLANNNTISILASKPAFNIIDLRPSPSSAVLGPSELGLIYALLFSFHQFNFSLEIYNYIRTKLKFRHYLVWRFVASQINCLVLALVYSLITIAFQVPTNVAFGHSGFVVLWMFMYLYISASGGINENVVTVILAFDQKVFLAPWMIFNIVINISSTFAPFVLMPGFYRYGFALPMYNTYEALKVVFFDTWKGNLGRNLGVLVIWIVVMNIVLVFNVQWANNRARRIATEKKEAEKEK
- a CDS encoding predicted protein: MPAPATTTSVDEQTLSVIDHLTKSYDNKSEIDSTLIDDYITVLGSIDLLGAIADFIPIINHILTDNLYHQIDPNRLLIELLQKIVSRLSFGQIVSVYSPEFIVSSLASSDNVPITKLCLSIIIQKLHEPETVSFIAENCISFILLKNYLSDAKLDLGIVNQIELYVNSLILNDVTNLLEEILTDTKFVILYNSIRNSENTILLARLLDFILILLTYKVDLPLDPRLYTFSNVEIVTFKDDPLFLILLVQFYVKLVQFSVLEEVSPVIGNFVNLYKDPTTDDFVKVEVIDILVKLSYATNSLLIEYGLELALNSELFKSHNLIKVYEYNEPDIKLLSNVNPDLIVHSSNVIYEDVLSNLSLLNNKQYFPILLNFIGSTDVFPRLEQDYFTTKLKHLPADKLYVILLEFSKFSHSRKFLLSNATLTNDYLLDNDNLTFVNNELWHTKLQVLENLVNATDSDSPELAHWKPYLQDSFNLMRHGKKIRDVVPQVSILDETL